A stretch of the Candidatus Eisenbacteria bacterium genome encodes the following:
- a CDS encoding DUF72 domain-containing protein, which yields MIFVGTSGFRFDDWVGVFYPSYLKKSDHLAWYLRHFPALEVNSTYYRIPAPSLFERWARLAPERYPFILKLHEAVTHKRKDPGESIANLRRAAEPLRASGKFAGWLAQFPWSFREGTDERRYLSLVRSLLPSEDPLFVEFRRAEWDKEETYRFLEDERIGFCSVDEPSLPGLMPPVARATNGVGYVRLHGRNAKAWWGNEGSGDRYDWLYSDDELKEWVGRARELDRAAGRTFVFFNNCYAGQAVRGAKRMQELLGIPKAGEEAQTLDL from the coding sequence GTGATTTTCGTCGGGACATCCGGATTCCGGTTCGACGACTGGGTCGGCGTCTTCTATCCGTCGTACCTCAAGAAATCGGACCATCTCGCCTGGTATCTCCGGCACTTCCCCGCTCTCGAGGTGAACTCGACCTACTATCGGATCCCCGCGCCTTCCCTCTTCGAGCGATGGGCGCGTCTCGCCCCGGAGCGGTATCCGTTTATCCTCAAGCTTCACGAGGCGGTCACGCACAAGAGGAAAGACCCCGGAGAGTCGATCGCGAATCTTCGACGGGCCGCAGAGCCCCTCCGTGCCTCGGGGAAGTTCGCCGGCTGGCTCGCGCAGTTCCCCTGGAGCTTTCGCGAGGGGACGGACGAGCGGCGCTACCTCTCCCTCGTCCGATCCCTCCTCCCGTCCGAAGACCCGCTCTTCGTCGAGTTCCGCCGGGCCGAATGGGACAAGGAGGAGACGTACCGTTTTCTTGAAGATGAAAGAATCGGCTTCTGCTCGGTCGACGAGCCCTCTCTCCCCGGCCTCATGCCCCCGGTCGCGCGGGCGACGAACGGCGTCGGGTACGTGCGCCTCCACGGCAGGAACGCAAAGGCGTGGTGGGGGAACGAGGGGTCGGGGGACCGTTACGATTGGCTCTACTCGGACGACGAGCTGAAGGAATGGGTCGGGCGCGCCCGGGAGCTCGATCGAGCCGCCGGACGGACCTTCGTCTTCTTCAACAACTGCTACGCCGGACAGGCGGTCCGAGGCGCGAAGAGGATGCAGGAGCTTCTCGGTATCCCGAAGGCCGGCGAGGAGGCTCAAACGCTTGACCTCTAA
- a CDS encoding DEAD/DEAH box helicase — translation MTSKLSEVLEEIRHDRRFAGRIVHVEEIPARAAVYAEPEIPLRDPIRRALASIGIERLYAHQGEAIEAARAGKNVVIVTGTASGKTLCYNIPVLESLAEGAGTALYLFPTKALAQDQLRGLTRLLETDPSFAEAIPAGTYDGDTSRYGRRKLRDRGRIILSNPDMLHAGVLPNHPAWSRFFSELRFVVLDEIHAYRGIFGSNVGNVIRRLRRIARHYGSDPVFLCSSATIANPRELASRLVGGEVLVVDRDGSPRGPKRFVLWNPPFLDPNGVERRSSNVEGKDLLVRLVREGVPTILFARARITAELVYRYAREDLERRAKRLAGRIAVYRGGYLPEERREIERRLFSGDLLAVSSTNALELGIDVGSLGASILVGFPGTI, via the coding sequence TTGACCTCTAAACTCTCGGAAGTGCTCGAGGAGATCCGCCACGATCGCCGCTTCGCCGGGCGAATCGTGCACGTCGAGGAGATCCCCGCGCGAGCGGCCGTCTACGCGGAACCGGAAATCCCCCTTCGGGATCCGATCCGAAGAGCGCTCGCCTCGATCGGGATCGAGCGCCTTTACGCGCATCAGGGAGAGGCGATCGAAGCGGCGCGCGCCGGAAAGAACGTCGTCATCGTGACCGGAACTGCGAGCGGGAAGACCCTTTGCTACAACATTCCCGTTCTCGAGAGCCTCGCCGAGGGGGCCGGAACCGCGCTCTATCTTTTTCCCACGAAGGCGCTCGCGCAGGATCAGCTCCGCGGCCTCACGCGGCTTCTCGAAACGGATCCTTCGTTCGCCGAGGCGATTCCCGCCGGGACGTACGACGGGGACACGTCTCGCTACGGGCGCCGAAAGCTCCGCGACCGCGGCCGGATCATCCTTTCGAATCCGGACATGCTTCACGCGGGCGTCCTTCCGAACCACCCGGCGTGGAGCCGTTTCTTCTCCGAGCTCCGTTTCGTCGTGCTCGACGAGATCCACGCGTACCGCGGGATCTTCGGCTCGAACGTCGGGAACGTGATCCGCCGGCTCCGAAGGATCGCGCGCCACTACGGATCCGATCCGGTCTTCCTCTGCTCTTCGGCGACGATCGCCAACCCGCGCGAGCTCGCGAGCCGGCTTGTCGGGGGAGAAGTCCTCGTCGTTGATCGCGACGGATCCCCGCGCGGGCCGAAGCGGTTCGTCCTCTGGAACCCTCCCTTCCTCGATCCGAACGGCGTGGAGAGGCGAAGCTCGAACGTGGAGGGGAAGGATCTTCTCGTTCGCCTCGTTCGCGAGGGAGTGCCGACGATTCTCTTCGCGCGCGCGCGGATCACCGCCGAGCTCGTCTATCGCTACGCGCGGGAGGATCTCGAGCGGCGCGCGAAGAGACTCGCCGGGCGAATCGCGGTCTATCGCGGCGGCTACCTCCCCGAAGAGAGAAGGGAGATCGAGAGGAGGCTCTTCTCGGGCGATCTTCTCGCGGTGTCGAGCACGAACGCGCTCGAGCTCGGGATCGACGTCGGCTCGCTCGGCGCGTCGATACTCGTCGGGTTCCCGGGAACGATCG